From the Paenibacillus sp. MMS20-IR301 genome, the window ATTAAAACGGAGATACGATATTTACACAGAATCGTTTTTAGAGCCTAATGCCTATCCTGTATCGAAACCTTCTGCCGTCATTGAACCTGTGCTTTGTGACCACTGCGTTTGCCGAATTGGGAAAACCATCCGTAATGGAACAGTTACTCCCGATGAATATAGGTTATTTTCTCTTTACTTTGAGCGGATCATTCGTAGTGCACTGCGTATGTGTTGGACAGATGTTCGGGACGTTCCGCCATCAGATATGGAAACTGAAATGATTGAGCGAATTGCGTTCGAATTTTTACCGCGCTTTGATGCTCGGTGGAAATTACGTCCTTTTATCAGACGGAATATTATTAGCCGGCTGAATAAGAGATGGAATCGTAAAAAATACGTGAATGGGAATATAGCTAAGCCTAGAGTGCAGATAGAGCAGCAGTATGCTATGGCCACCCTCAGATCACCGGAAAAGATAGATCCGGAAGTGACCCGGAATGTCCTGATTAGCACTGCACTCCGATTGGAGGATGAGGGAAGGACGCTTACCCGCGCGCAAAAGAAAAGCTACTATCAGCTGATTGTTCATGTAGGTATGCATAAAGAGTGCTTAAAAAGCTCCGTACAAATTGAAACGCTCGAACACTGTTATGGCGATAATGCCACCACTGAAAGGGAGTATGGTGTAACGCGCGGCCGTAAACAGGCAACCGTCCACCGGAATAAACGCCGTGCAGAAGATAATGTCCTTAAATATATTCGTAAGAATTTGCGGTATAGTATAAAAACGTCTGTTTTTTGAGGACAAGCCGGGGGAATTAGTTTTATCAGGGATACCCTGATTATATTAAGATAATAGATTAATAAATGACTCATATAGTTTTATCAATTGTATTCTTCTAATTATAGAAGCGTAATCAAAGAGCTCTGCTGGAGTAGATCTGTGCCTATTTTCCATGGGGCTTTTTCTGTTTGCTCAACCTCACATATAATTTTAAGCGGCTCTGTGTGTAACCTTGTAATGGTTATCATACAGGGCCTTTTTTGTGTTTAATTGGCCTTTAATAGAAGGATATCTAATGAGCCCCATACGTAGTCTTTTGGCTACGTATGGGGCTTTTTTTGTTTTCTAAGTTCACCACTTTTAACGCAATTCTCCATACGGCAGTAACTTTACTGATTAGGCAAAGGCCCAAGTGACAGTCTTCATTGGCTGCTACTTGGGCCTTTTTTGTTCTCTCGTAAATTTCTAGCGAAGCGCAGGGATGTTCTCCTGCGCTTTTTTCATTTCATTTTAAAGGAGACGAGTATGATGAAAGAACAAGCAATACGTAAAGCGGAAGATGGGCTGAGTGCTTCAGTCGTAAATAGCATAGGGGAAGTAACCCTAACCATTGTAGGCAGATGGATGTCTAAACAGGAGTACGACTCTATGATTAAAACAGGAAAGGTGATAGAAAGTTATACCGGCACCACGCATGTTGCTCATCCTGCAGACGTTAATGCATTTAGAAAACAAGCAAAACCAGGTTCAATGTATATTGAGTTTTATGTTCCCCAATCTGCTTTAACACAAACAAATGTTGGCTGGGCGAAAGTGGTAGGACCAAGTACACTGGAAGGCAGGCTCGCGGCTAGAAAAGGTGGGCGGCTACCAGAAATGCCTTCTGCCACACGCATAAAAATAGTAGATGTGAAATAGGGAGATAATTATTTTATTAAGCTGTGATACCCCACCACCCGGAATGGACCCATCAGGGAAGATACTCTGACGGGTCCATTCCGAATCTTTAATTCCTTTGCAAATAGGGATACCCGGTGGCATGGATGGGCAAAAAGAATGAAAAGCAAAAGGTAGGTGCTCAGACCTGTTAGTAGGCCTAAGCTTTTTGCTGCTTTTTTCAATAGGAACAATAAAAGAGTTTAGCTCGAGTAGAGACCGGCCGTGCCAGGATTATGAGCATAATATCCGCCGCCTGCCCCCAGCGGTCTGTCAATGGGTGTATTGCCATCACTGTCGCGGAAATATCCCTTTACGACCGTGCCGTCTTCTTTGATATATCCCTGAACGAAGTGAGGCTTCACGAAATGTATATCTCCGAGATCCAGCACCATCGGTTTGAAGCTATATTGATGTACATGCTTCAAGGGGTCCGCACTATGAAAAGCATGATGATTCGATTCTAGGCCGGCGGGATGATGAATCTCAAGCCCATTCAACCCGTCATGATGCAGTTCCGCGGTACGAGACTTAGTTGTTCGGAACAACAAAAAAACAGGCCTCTAGAATAGCTTTAAGGCTCGTTTCGCATTCAGTGATCTATGAGACATATGACGAGTACCAGGACGACTCGAACACATTGGGTTGATGATGATTATCGCGATGACGGAACTTATGTTGAAGGATACGAGCGATGTAATCCTGACAGGGACATATTTTAACAATTTGAATCCTTAGCAACAACCCCGACCTTTCCCTTATTGATCGGGGAGAGGTTGGCGTTGTTGTTTGTATTATTAGGTTAGGTGATACAATTTGAAGCAGAAACTATACTACATTATTCGCCACTCAATACATTCTGATGTGCAACAATAAAAGCCTCAACTCCACTAAGGGAATCGGGGCTTCTCATTTTCTATTAATTCTTCATTATATGTAAGTAATCTTAATCATTTGCACTGTTCATATCCTCATCATATCCATACTCATTTAAACCATCGCCATCATAACCTTCTCTGTCATATCAGCTGTTCATGCTATGCGTGAAATAGAAGTTAAAAAAACAACCTTTTATAAGCTTGTTAGAGAGTATGAACGGCTAGATTGAACTAGGACGACTAAATTCTGAGTTACTGTCCAATCCCCCTTTTTATTGAAATATATATACAAAGGGACTTTATACGTTCCGTGGGATGTTTATTGAAAATCAATTGTATTTACAATTATCACATTTATCCTTTCTCTAATTCCCGCTCCATTTAATACAGTATTTTCAATTAATAATATGTTGAATTTCTTTTATCTCCAGTCATTTTAAATTAATAAATAATTTGGTCATATCCTGCATTCAACATGAAAAATCGAGGCTTAAATCGTTCGACGGTTCGCTTCATGAGTGTAGGTCCCTCATCGCCATCATTCACATGAGCAGGTGTAACGTTGAGGGCAATCGGAAGTTCACTCTTCGTATCGACGGACAGATGCAGCTTATACCCAAACCACTTGACTTTGTTGCCAAACGTATCGAGTTTAACTCCCCAGTTGGCATTGCCGGTGAGTTCGCTTTTTCGCTTGGGTTCTTTTTTCTCGTGGCTGCGCTGTCGATGGCGACATGAGTTCCGTCGATGATTTCAGCTTCTTGACACTGAGCGACAAGATCGTCAAACAACTGCTGAGCAAGGCCTTTGCGAGTCAACTCGGCAAAAACTCGACTTAACGTAGAAATCGAAGGGGCGGGGATGTCCAGCCGAAGTCCACACTGGTAACGGAAGTGAAGGTCAAACTCCAGTCTGCGCGTAAGGCCGGTGAACGTATCGATGTTCTCTAAGGGTGCCGCGAGTAATGCACGAAGAATACCTTGACGGCAGTGTCCGTCCGCTCCTCGGGGTGAAGGATTTCTCAATGGTCTCGCATACGGTCGTAAGTCCTGTGCGCTGAAAAAGATAGGCAATCGCTCTTTCGATTCCATTTTTTGAAGCTCCTCAAAGGAAAACAGACTTTCTTGGAGAATATACATAGGGGACTTCCTCCTCTTGAGTGTTTTGGTGTCGTTACCAAAAAACTTCTCCAAGTTAGGGTGAAGTCCTTTTTTATGCTTGAAAAACCGTTGTGTAACAAGGGCTTAGATTAATGCAAATGCTCGGTTACAAAATCGTCAGGTATTGAGAAATAAGTTTTAGACTGAAAAAGATAACATAATAACTATCCACTATTTACGAGAAAATAATTATTAGACTGAGGATTCTATATCTACATCAGTTGTACTTCTGAATTTAATAATCGTATCTCTTATCTTACTTATAGTAATATCCATGTCCTCATATAAATCTAAAATATGATTCTCTTCAAATCCATTTGGTGTTATTTTTCTATCAAAGTCATCTATTGCAATAGGAATACAAAATAATACACTTTGACTACTTGAATGCATTATCTCTCTTATTATTTTTAATTCATCATAAAAATAACCCTCAGTATTCATAATGGATTTTTCGGAGAAACAAACAATAACAAATTCCGATTTTTCAAGAGCATTCCTAATTTCTTGTTTCCATTTTTCACCAGGCAGTATCTCCTCTGTATCCATCCATACCTTTAACCCATGTTCATCAAGTTTTTTACGCAATTGAGATGTAATATCTTTATCAATTCTTGAATAGGAGATAAATACTTTCGCAGGATTTAATATATGTCTAAGTTCTTTACGCAATATTATCGACTCATTCAACAATTCTCTAACCAAAGTATCTTCCCATATGAAACTCTCCAGTGTAAATATGAGCACTTTCGTAGCATATTCATGAATATCCCATAACTCATTAAGAACTCTACAGGCACGATCGACATCAAATAACTCAAGGTTTTTTCCTTTTCTTAGGTAGTATATGAACCAACCCGCTTGCAAATTTGTTCTCCATGGTTTAATTAAAATAATTGATAGTATTTCGGATAATAATTCAATATCCTCATCTGATTGAGCATTCTCAACTAATTTTGCAAAATGAGTTCGTCTACGTTCTGGTTGTGAAAGTTGATGTAATTCCCAAAACCTCAACAACTCATCAAAATCAGCTGCTATGATACCTATTCCGCCGTGTGTGTTCTTTATTTTCTCTTTTAATTCTCCCCATCCTTGATCAATAAATTCATCATTTTCATCCCACACTAAGCCTTTTTCATACTCATGAATTTTAATGTCAATCACTCCGATTCCATTGAACAATTTCATTCTCAGCATTATAATCAAGTCCTGCAAATAGCATGTCTTCTTCAACTGATAGATTGATACAAAATATTGATTTTCCTAGATTGTTAAAATAATCTAATTCAAAATTAACCCAATCAGACTCAATAGAGTTCTTTGTTTTAACAAATACTAAGTTTCTTGATTGCTCTAACCTTTTTTGTAATACAACCTTTGTATATTCACTGACTAGCTCTCTTTTTAGGAAGTCATTATCACTTGTCCAGTCACAGTATACATTAAGAGAATGCTTATTAAAGGCTTTCATAATCTTCTTTATGATTGCGGAGTCTTTGTAACTATGTGAAATAAATACATCATATACTTTTTTGTTTTGCACATTGTTACTTTCAATTCTAT encodes:
- a CDS encoding transposase — encoded protein: MHLSVDTKSELPIALNVTPAHVNDGDEGPTLMKRTVERFKPRFFMLNAGYDQIIY
- a CDS encoding toll/interleukin-1 receptor domain-containing protein, which encodes MIDIKIHEYEKGLVWDENDEFIDQGWGELKEKIKNTHGGIGIIAADFDELLRFWELHQLSQPERRRTHFAKLVENAQSDEDIELLSEILSIILIKPWRTNLQAGWFIYYLRKGKNLELFDVDRACRVLNELWDIHEYATKVLIFTLESFIWEDTLVRELLNESIILRKELRHILNPAKVFISYSRIDKDITSQLRKKLDEHGLKVWMDTEEILPGEKWKQEIRNALEKSEFVIVCFSEKSIMNTEGYFYDELKIIREIMHSSSQSVLFCIPIAIDDFDRKITPNGFEENHILDLYEDMDITISKIRDTIIKFRSTTDVDIESSV
- a CDS encoding transposase; the protein is MYILQESLFSFEELQKMESKERLPIFFSAQDLRPYARPLRNPSPRGADGHCRQGILRALLAAPLENIDTFTGLTRRLEFDLHFRYQCGLRLDIPAPSISTLSRVFAELTRKGLAQQLFDDLVAQCQEAEIIDGTHVAIDSAATRKKNPSEKANSPAMPTGELNSIRLATKSSGLGISCICPSIRRVNFRLPSTLHLLM